A DNA window from Kitasatospora atroaurantiaca contains the following coding sequences:
- a CDS encoding LytR C-terminal domain-containing protein, whose protein sequence is MLTPQGLKGKQYRITGNSYPRLGRPPRRSRKILALIGSLLALALIGLGGVQLVDIFTGKGRHSSAQACATPAATTSGKPLAAPASGPGASGSPAAAATSTAIPQPQAVTVNVYNATGKAGLAARTADELKKRGFTIGKVGNAPAALDKKVPGTVQVVSGPAGLGAATLLGSQVAGSAGSADARTDASVDFVLGDTFAALLDPTQAASALEIATKPSPSASPAPGSC, encoded by the coding sequence ATGTTGACTCCCCAGGGGTTGAAGGGGAAGCAGTACCGGATCACCGGCAACTCGTACCCCCGCCTGGGACGCCCGCCCCGCAGGAGCCGCAAGATCCTGGCCCTGATCGGCTCGTTGCTCGCGCTGGCCCTGATCGGGCTCGGCGGCGTGCAGTTGGTGGACATCTTCACCGGCAAGGGCCGGCACTCCTCGGCCCAGGCCTGTGCCACGCCCGCCGCCACCACCTCCGGCAAGCCGCTCGCCGCACCCGCCTCGGGCCCCGGGGCCTCCGGCTCCCCGGCGGCGGCCGCCACCAGCACCGCCATCCCGCAGCCGCAGGCCGTCACGGTGAACGTGTACAACGCCACCGGCAAGGCCGGCCTGGCGGCCCGGACGGCGGATGAGCTGAAGAAGCGCGGCTTCACCATCGGCAAGGTCGGCAACGCCCCCGCCGCGCTCGACAAGAAGGTGCCCGGCACCGTGCAGGTGGTCAGCGGCCCGGCCGGGCTCGGCGCCGCCACGCTGCTCGGCTCGCAGGTCGCCGGGTCCGCCGGCTCAGCGGACGCCCGTACCGACGCCAGCGTGGACTTCGTGCTCGGCGACACCTTCGCCGCGCTGCTCGACCCGACCCAGGCGGCCTCCGCACTGGAGATCGCGACCAAGCCGTCGCCCTCCGCCTCCCCGGCGCCGGGCAGCTGCTGA
- the upp gene encoding uracil phosphoribosyltransferase, producing the protein MRLHVVDHPLVAHKLSTLRDERTDSPTFRRLTDELVTLLAYEATRDVRTDQVEVTTPVAVTTGTRLSYPRPLVVPILRAGLGMLDGMTRLLPTAEVGFLGMVRNEETLEASTYATRMPDDLSGRQVYVLDPMLATGGTLVAAIRMLIERGATDVTAVVLLAAPEGIAVMEKELTGLPVTVVTAAVDERLNENGYIVPGLGDAGDRLYGTAG; encoded by the coding sequence ATGCGTCTCCATGTCGTCGACCACCCGCTGGTGGCCCACAAGCTCTCCACCCTGCGCGACGAGCGCACCGACTCGCCGACCTTCCGGCGGCTGACCGACGAGCTCGTCACGCTCCTCGCGTACGAGGCCACCCGGGACGTCCGTACCGACCAGGTGGAGGTCACCACGCCGGTCGCCGTCACCACCGGGACCAGGCTCAGCTACCCGCGCCCGCTGGTGGTGCCGATCCTGCGCGCCGGGCTCGGCATGCTGGACGGCATGACCCGGCTGCTGCCGACCGCCGAGGTCGGGTTCCTGGGCATGGTCCGCAACGAGGAGACCCTGGAGGCGTCCACGTACGCCACCCGGATGCCGGACGACCTCTCCGGCCGTCAGGTCTACGTCCTCGACCCGATGCTGGCCACCGGCGGCACGCTGGTCGCGGCGATCCGGATGCTGATCGAGCGCGGCGCCACGGATGTCACCGCGGTCGTGCTGCTGGCGGCGCCCGAGGGCATCGCGGTGATGGAGAAGGAGCTGACCGGGCTGCCCGTCACCGTGGTGACGGCCGCCGTGGACGAGCGGCTCAACGAGAACGGCTACATCGTGCCCGGCCTCGGCGACGCCGGCGACCGCCTGTACGGCACGGCGGGCTGA
- the tadA gene encoding tRNA adenosine(34) deaminase TadA, protein MQIVPLPAPVRPDPVRDRWTELMRLAIAEAALAPATGDVPVGALVLGPDGEVLGRGHNEREAVGDPTAHAEVVAIREAAAAVGEWRLSGCTLVVTLEPCTMCAGAIVLSRIDRVVYGAYDEKAGAAGSLIDVIRDRRLNHRPEVVPGVLAEECSAQLLAFFDTQR, encoded by the coding sequence ATGCAGATCGTTCCCCTCCCGGCCCCCGTACGCCCCGACCCGGTACGCGACCGCTGGACGGAGCTGATGCGCCTCGCCATCGCCGAGGCCGCACTGGCGCCCGCCACCGGCGACGTACCGGTCGGGGCACTCGTGCTCGGGCCGGACGGGGAGGTGCTCGGACGCGGCCACAACGAGCGCGAGGCGGTCGGCGATCCGACGGCGCACGCCGAGGTGGTGGCCATCCGCGAGGCGGCCGCGGCCGTCGGGGAGTGGCGGCTGAGCGGCTGCACCCTGGTGGTCACCCTGGAGCCCTGCACCATGTGCGCGGGCGCCATCGTGCTCTCCCGGATCGACCGTGTGGTGTACGGCGCCTACGACGAGAAGGCCGGCGCCGCGGGCTCCCTCATCGACGTGATCCGCGACCGCCGCCTCAACCACCGGCCCGAGGTGGTTCCGGGTGTCCTCGCCGAGGAGTGCTCCGCGCAGCTCCTCGCGTTCTTCGACACCCAGCGCTGA
- a CDS encoding Dabb family protein has product MIRHLVLFKLNDGVTKDDERALAGAKAFEELGSLIPELREWECGWNTTVRDIAYDYAINSLVDDRDTLQAYLGHPAHQAAAGQWREFATWVIADIEV; this is encoded by the coding sequence GTGATCCGGCACCTGGTCCTGTTCAAGCTCAACGACGGCGTCACCAAGGACGACGAGCGCGCCCTCGCCGGCGCCAAGGCCTTCGAGGAGCTCGGCTCGCTGATCCCGGAGCTGCGCGAGTGGGAGTGCGGCTGGAACACCACCGTCCGCGACATCGCGTACGACTATGCGATCAACAGCCTGGTCGACGACCGGGACACCCTTCAGGCCTACCTGGGCCACCCGGCCCATCAGGCCGCCGCCGGACAGTGGCGTGAGTTCGCCACCTGGGTGATCGCCGACATCGAGGTCTGA
- a CDS encoding RNA polymerase sigma factor SigF, whose protein sequence is MTVQTQDSTPETGEEESPRVEPADTTEEPAPVGTPGEPKERTPGGRSAVDVRTLTRVLFERLAELPSDAPERERVRAALIEINIPLVRYAATRFRSRNEPMEDIVQVGTIGLINAIDRFDPNRGVQFPTYALPTILGEIKRYFRDNVRTMHVPRRLQELWVQVSGAMEELTIAHGRAPKVPEIAANLRIPEEDVRACLDAGRAYNAASLEAAQEHEGGLALLDRLGYEDSALADVEHRDMVRHLLVQLPERERRIIMLRFFANLTQSQISTELGMSQMHVSRLLSRILTRLRTGNSWEE, encoded by the coding sequence GTGACCGTGCAGACACAGGACAGCACGCCGGAGACCGGCGAGGAGGAGTCACCCCGGGTGGAGCCCGCGGACACCACCGAGGAGCCGGCCCCCGTCGGGACACCGGGCGAGCCGAAGGAGCGCACGCCCGGCGGGCGCAGCGCGGTCGACGTCCGCACGCTGACCCGCGTGCTCTTCGAACGGCTCGCGGAGCTGCCCTCCGACGCCCCCGAGCGGGAGCGCGTCCGCGCGGCCCTGATCGAGATCAACATCCCGCTGGTGCGGTACGCCGCGACGCGGTTCCGCAGCCGCAACGAGCCGATGGAGGACATCGTCCAGGTCGGCACCATCGGCCTGATCAACGCCATCGACCGCTTCGACCCGAACCGGGGTGTGCAGTTCCCGACGTACGCGCTGCCGACCATCCTGGGCGAGATCAAGCGGTACTTCCGCGACAACGTCCGCACCATGCACGTCCCGCGCCGGCTGCAGGAGCTGTGGGTGCAGGTGAGCGGCGCGATGGAGGAGCTGACGATCGCGCACGGCCGGGCGCCCAAGGTGCCGGAGATCGCCGCCAACCTGCGGATCCCGGAGGAGGACGTACGGGCCTGCCTGGACGCCGGGCGGGCCTACAACGCCGCCTCGCTGGAGGCCGCACAGGAACACGAGGGCGGGCTGGCGCTGCTGGACCGGCTCGGCTACGAGGACTCGGCGCTGGCCGACGTCGAGCACCGGGACATGGTGCGGCACCTGCTGGTACAGCTGCCGGAACGCGAGCGGCGGATCATCATGCTCCGGTTCTTCGCCAACCTGACACAGTCCCAGATCAGCACCGAGCTGGGCATGTCCCAGATGCACGTCTCCCGGCTACTGTCCAGAATCCTGACCCGGTTGCGAACCGGAAACTCCTGGGAGGAGTAG
- a CDS encoding RNA polymerase sigma factor SigF: MSGELGRAEIHGTTTVAEKIPAQQTYSPGSAAPPAKAVGTVQDGGTPDRTLDRALDTRTLSRSLFHRLATLETGSTEHTYVRDTLIELNLPLVRYASARFRSRNEPMEDIVQVGTIGLIKAIDRFDPERGVEFPTFAMPTVVGEIKRFFRDTSWSVRVPRRLQELRLALTKAGDELSQKLDRSPTVAELAVFLGVSEEDVVEGLAVGNAYTASSLDSTPGEEDGDGPLAERLGYEDLALEGVEYRESLKPLLAKLPPRERRIIMLRFFGNLTQSQIGEEIGISQMHVSRLLTKTLTQLRAGLISE, encoded by the coding sequence ATGTCCGGAGAGCTGGGCCGTGCCGAGATCCACGGCACCACGACGGTCGCCGAGAAGATCCCTGCGCAGCAGACGTACAGTCCCGGGTCCGCCGCGCCGCCGGCCAAGGCGGTCGGCACGGTGCAGGACGGCGGGACTCCGGACAGGACCCTGGACCGGGCTCTGGACACCCGGACGCTCTCCCGGTCGCTGTTCCACCGGCTGGCCACACTGGAGACCGGCAGCACCGAGCACACCTACGTCCGCGACACCCTGATCGAGCTCAACCTGCCGCTGGTCCGGTACGCCTCCGCGCGCTTCCGCAGCCGCAACGAGCCGATGGAGGACATCGTCCAGGTCGGCACCATCGGCCTGATCAAGGCGATCGACCGCTTCGACCCGGAGCGCGGGGTGGAGTTCCCGACCTTCGCGATGCCCACCGTGGTCGGCGAGATCAAGCGTTTCTTCCGGGACACCAGCTGGTCGGTCCGGGTTCCCCGGCGGCTCCAGGAGCTGCGGCTCGCCCTCACCAAGGCCGGCGACGAGCTCTCCCAGAAGCTGGACCGCTCCCCCACCGTCGCCGAGCTGGCCGTCTTCCTCGGCGTCAGCGAGGAGGACGTGGTGGAGGGCCTCGCGGTCGGCAACGCGTACACCGCCAGCTCGCTGGACTCCACCCCCGGCGAGGAGGACGGCGACGGCCCGCTCGCCGAGCGGCTCGGCTACGAGGACCTGGCGCTGGAGGGCGTGGAGTACCGCGAGTCGCTCAAGCCGCTGCTGGCCAAGCTGCCGCCGCGCGAGCGGCGGATCATCATGCTGCGCTTCTTCGGCAATCTGACGCAGTCCCAGATCGGCGAGGAGATCGGCATCTCGCAGATGCACGTGTCGCGGCTGCTCACCAAGACGCTGACGCAGCTGCGGGCCGGCCTGATCAGCGAGTAG
- a CDS encoding tyrosine-protein phosphatase, translating into MTQQPTETARSLGLQGAVNARDLGGYRTAEGRTVRHGVALRADALNRLTDDDLALLAGSGLRRVIDLRSLDEVREAGPDRIPGLPTAEISAAEYSASPVTVEPATPDGLTLHHLPVFAADFDIYVALRNALADRDAGKQRALLGDGKAERMMLSLYRWFVTDPVARERFATVLRLLAAPDGPPVLFHCSAGKDRTGWVAALVLTALGVDRETVFEDYLLTNKRSAALIERVVDSFGTRGLMKEPALLLPIFRADRGYLEAAFEEVATGWASFEKFWQDGLGLDDDILDGLRSNLLRD; encoded by the coding sequence GTGACCCAGCAGCCCACCGAGACCGCTCGCAGCCTCGGCCTCCAGGGTGCGGTCAACGCCCGCGACCTCGGTGGCTACCGGACCGCTGAGGGCCGCACCGTCCGGCACGGTGTCGCCCTGCGCGCGGACGCGCTCAACCGCCTGACCGACGACGACCTCGCCCTGCTCGCCGGCAGCGGGCTGCGCCGGGTCATCGACCTGCGCAGCCTGGACGAGGTCCGGGAGGCCGGTCCGGACCGCATCCCCGGCCTGCCCACGGCGGAGATCTCCGCGGCGGAGTACTCCGCCAGCCCCGTCACCGTCGAGCCCGCGACGCCGGACGGCCTGACCCTGCACCACCTGCCGGTCTTCGCCGCCGACTTCGACATATACGTGGCCCTGCGCAACGCCCTGGCCGACCGGGATGCCGGCAAGCAGCGCGCCCTCCTCGGCGACGGCAAGGCCGAGCGGATGATGCTGAGCCTCTACCGCTGGTTCGTCACCGACCCCGTGGCCCGCGAGCGCTTCGCCACCGTGCTGCGCCTGCTGGCCGCGCCGGACGGCCCGCCGGTGCTCTTCCACTGCTCGGCGGGCAAGGACCGCACCGGCTGGGTGGCCGCCCTGGTGCTGACCGCCCTCGGTGTCGACCGCGAGACCGTCTTCGAGGACTACCTCCTCACCAACAAGCGTTCCGCCGCCCTGATCGAGCGCGTCGTGGACAGCTTCGGCACCCGCGGCCTGATGAAGGAGCCCGCCCTGCTGCTCCCGATCTTCCGCGCGGACCGCGGCTACCTGGAGGCGGCCTTCGAGGAGGTCGCCACCGGGTGGGCGTCCTTCGAGAAGTTCTGGCAGGACGGCCTCGGCCTGGACGACGACATCCTGGACGGCCTGCGCAGCAACCTCCTCCGGGACTGA
- a CDS encoding aldo/keto reductase — protein sequence MTDIRSDAPHKVTLGSSDLAVSPLSLGGNVFGWTADEAQSFAVLDAYAAGGGNFIDTADMYSAWAPGNTGGESETIVGNWLRSRGNRDEIVVATKIGMHPEASGLKAANIRSATEASLRRLGIERIDLLYTHRDDLETPVEEFITALDELVREGKVRAIAASNISAERLAESLTFSAGEGLAAYVAVQPHYNLVSRSTYEGPLAEVVAEHGLSSVPYFALASGFLTGKYRPEGAAVDSARAEGAGRYLQDPRGPKVLAALDKVAETHGVEIATVALAWLAAQPTIAAPIASARTVEQLPPLLAAAWLRLSAEDLKLLDEASA from the coding sequence ATGACCGACATTCGCAGTGACGCTCCCCACAAGGTGACCCTCGGCAGCTCGGACCTCGCCGTCTCGCCCCTCTCCCTCGGCGGCAATGTCTTCGGCTGGACGGCGGACGAGGCGCAGTCCTTCGCCGTGCTCGACGCCTACGCGGCCGGCGGGGGCAACTTCATCGACACCGCCGACATGTACTCGGCCTGGGCCCCGGGCAACACCGGCGGCGAGTCGGAGACCATCGTCGGCAACTGGCTGCGCAGCCGGGGCAACCGCGACGAGATCGTCGTCGCCACCAAGATCGGTATGCACCCCGAGGCGAGCGGGCTGAAGGCGGCGAACATCAGGTCCGCCACCGAGGCGTCCCTGCGCCGGCTCGGCATCGAGCGGATCGACCTGCTCTACACCCACCGGGACGACCTCGAGACCCCGGTCGAGGAGTTCATCACCGCGCTCGACGAGCTGGTCAGGGAGGGCAAGGTCCGCGCGATCGCCGCCTCCAACATCAGCGCCGAGCGGCTCGCTGAGTCACTCACCTTCTCGGCCGGGGAGGGCCTCGCGGCGTACGTGGCCGTCCAGCCGCACTACAACCTGGTCTCGCGGTCGACGTACGAGGGCCCGCTGGCCGAGGTCGTCGCGGAGCACGGGCTCTCCTCGGTGCCGTACTTCGCGCTCGCCTCGGGCTTCCTCACCGGCAAGTACCGGCCGGAGGGTGCGGCGGTGGACAGCGCCCGCGCCGAAGGTGCCGGCCGCTACCTGCAGGACCCGCGGGGCCCGAAGGTGCTCGCGGCGCTGGACAAGGTCGCCGAGACGCACGGGGTCGAAATCGCCACCGTGGCACTGGCCTGGCTCGCCGCCCAGCCCACGATCGCCGCGCCGATCGCCAGCGCCCGGACGGTCGAGCAGCTGCCCCCGCTGCTCGCGGCGGCGTGGCTGCGGCTGTCGGCGGAGGACCTGAAGCTGCTGGACGAGGCCTCGGCCTGA
- a CDS encoding SPFH domain-containing protein, which yields MDVTRDSSPRPNSWPPALPERPPVGATQLSRVVADAVTRPLVRASAMPAEDELEALVAEPLAAEPPVGRPPEAQPEVTQPLATQSAARRPPRTDPGLREHRARSIPGWVALLTLLTAVAALVLVLARTGVIPRIAALPDIRTGAARTRGEPDVTAEAIAIACAAGLLAVLTMAGLLVNAGGETRVLTRWGRYRGTVRRNGLAWVNPLLRRRRVDVRLRHWRSDPVHVTDRTGTPIVVRLLIVWRVKDTARALLSVADHETYLREQVHAVLTRTAGALPCDSHDAPGPTLRDGQWFADELTRALAAEVAPAGLEVYSAQPLTVDYAPEVADSMRRRRVADLDAGLRTILVDDAVEAAALAVRRLERVTAHELDEAARRSLMEQLLIAFVAPAGRVNKGVRQ from the coding sequence ATGGACGTCACCCGCGATTCTTCTCCGCGACCCAACTCCTGGCCTCCGGCGCTGCCCGAGCGGCCGCCGGTCGGCGCCACCCAGCTCAGCCGGGTGGTGGCCGACGCCGTCACCAGGCCGCTGGTCAGGGCGTCGGCCATGCCCGCCGAGGACGAGCTCGAGGCCCTCGTCGCCGAGCCCCTCGCGGCCGAGCCACCCGTGGGCCGACCACCCGAGGCCCAGCCCGAGGTGACCCAGCCCCTGGCGACCCAGTCCGCCGCCCGTCGCCCGCCGCGCACCGACCCCGGCCTCCGCGAGCACCGCGCCCGCAGCATCCCCGGCTGGGTCGCGCTGCTCACGCTGCTCACCGCGGTCGCGGCCCTGGTCCTGGTCCTCGCCCGGACCGGGGTGATCCCGCGTATCGCGGCTCTCCCCGACATCCGCACCGGCGCCGCCAGGACGAGGGGCGAACCCGATGTCACCGCCGAGGCGATCGCCATCGCCTGCGCGGCCGGACTGCTGGCCGTCCTCACCATGGCCGGGCTGCTGGTCAACGCGGGCGGCGAGACCCGGGTGCTCACCCGGTGGGGCCGCTACCGGGGCACCGTGCGCCGAAACGGCCTGGCCTGGGTCAACCCGCTGCTGCGCCGGCGCAGGGTCGACGTCCGGCTGCGCCACTGGCGCAGCGACCCGGTCCACGTCACGGACCGTACGGGCACGCCGATCGTGGTCCGGCTGCTGATCGTCTGGCGGGTCAAGGACACCGCCCGGGCCCTGCTCTCCGTCGCCGATCACGAGACCTACCTGCGCGAGCAGGTCCACGCGGTGCTCACCCGCACCGCCGGCGCGCTGCCCTGCGACAGCCACGACGCCCCCGGCCCCACCCTCCGGGACGGCCAGTGGTTCGCCGACGAGCTCACCAGGGCGCTGGCCGCCGAGGTCGCCCCGGCCGGACTGGAGGTCTACTCCGCCCAGCCGCTGACCGTCGACTACGCGCCGGAGGTCGCCGACAGCATGCGCCGCCGCCGGGTCGCCGACCTGGACGCGGGCCTGCGCACCATCCTGGTCGACGACGCGGTCGAGGCGGCCGCCCTCGCCGTACGGCGGCTGGAACGGGTCACCGCCCACGAGCTGGACGAAGCCGCCCGCCGCTCGCTGATGGAACAGCTGCTGATCGCCTTCGTCGCCCCCGCCGGGCGCGTCAACAAGGGCGTCCGCCAGTAG
- a CDS encoding Ig-like domain-containing protein: protein MATGLLLGWNSTVAPIAADAQQTPDTWTGERRAVLPSGLAVQLDFAPLPGITAAAAPGKLAAPTGGGTVYADGVHAGDPAETFKVAEDRPRADGSWRTAGTLQISFSRAVRNPRLHISGLASLATGKGGTTGTVSRLTVTGGSPSAPTLVGRTDWTGWTVAGNALGPVGEGENDGSSDGLGTLELSGTITTATLRVEQRSTARAGSTTAPAPLRQAYTVTLDEGLGTAPQGYGNVSHLVSDLFLGQDGVTGIARKVTTAQVAHPLVPAAVPGVREPVEDVPVVELDHGAARRRSPWANPVPPGLQPSRGEYQGADPTVTFPAEAAIGRYFDLIVPVSPGSGPATLAGWIDFDRNGRFDATERVQTEVPAGATTARLEWTVPGNASAGETWARLRIARDASQLVGAGGFADSGEVLDQRIKLSVGASKPEITGPVAGAVVAAARPEIRGDGAVQGAAVAIVEGDTTLCRATAGTDGSWSCRPDAPLGPGAHSLVPVETTKGGVVLKGDAVRITVKTEPPAAPVLTLPEYTNDPGLLLTGTADPGSTVSVTDVPAGSRAAGELCSTAVAEDRTWSCLPVENLADGRHQLTAAAVDGAGNRTAGKPVPLVVDTVAPDKPVLGSPAAGETVTTARPRLTGRAEPGATVTVTARSGAGAGVVVCTAAVAADGTWACTAARDLAEGEHSVVVTVTDRAGNGTAGEGVTVRVKPTASPASPAGPTSAGPSAGPSAGPSAGPSAAASASASPAPTPSASVSATPSGSPSASPSPSPSASPVVTPSARPSRTPETPVILPILVPTVAPSPAPSTSTSPKPSTSASASPTPSPSKASAKSVPTSETPAAVEELEHRTLALPPADTDEAAAAAAHRSATDAWRVGACGFLLLLAAVGLLTRRIFSRGPGGRRR, encoded by the coding sequence TTGGCCACCGGCCTGCTGCTTGGCTGGAATTCGACCGTCGCCCCGATCGCCGCCGATGCACAGCAGACTCCCGACACCTGGACGGGAGAGCGCCGCGCCGTGCTGCCGTCCGGACTGGCCGTCCAACTCGATTTCGCCCCCCTCCCCGGGATCACCGCCGCCGCCGCTCCCGGAAAGCTCGCTGCCCCGACCGGCGGCGGAACCGTCTATGCGGACGGAGTTCACGCCGGCGACCCCGCCGAGACCTTCAAGGTCGCCGAGGACCGCCCTCGCGCGGACGGTTCCTGGCGTACCGCGGGCACCCTGCAGATCTCCTTCTCCCGGGCCGTCCGGAATCCCCGGCTGCACATCAGCGGCCTCGCCTCGCTCGCCACCGGAAAGGGCGGCACCACGGGCACCGTGAGCCGACTGACCGTCACCGGCGGCTCGCCGAGCGCCCCGACGCTGGTCGGCCGTACGGACTGGACCGGCTGGACGGTCGCCGGCAACGCCCTCGGCCCGGTCGGCGAGGGCGAGAACGACGGGTCCTCCGACGGGCTGGGCACGCTCGAACTCTCCGGCACCATCACCACCGCCACCCTCCGGGTCGAGCAGCGCAGCACCGCCCGCGCGGGCAGCACCACCGCCCCGGCGCCGCTGCGCCAGGCGTACACCGTCACCCTGGACGAGGGCCTCGGCACCGCACCGCAGGGGTACGGGAACGTCTCGCACCTGGTCTCGGACCTCTTCCTGGGGCAGGACGGCGTCACCGGCATCGCACGGAAGGTGACGACGGCTCAGGTGGCCCACCCGCTGGTGCCGGCGGCCGTGCCCGGCGTACGGGAGCCGGTCGAGGACGTGCCCGTGGTCGAGCTGGACCACGGCGCCGCCCGCCGCAGGAGCCCCTGGGCCAACCCGGTACCGCCCGGGCTCCAGCCGAGCCGGGGCGAGTACCAGGGCGCCGACCCCACCGTGACGTTCCCGGCAGAGGCGGCGATCGGGCGGTACTTCGACCTCATCGTGCCGGTGAGCCCCGGCAGCGGGCCGGCCACGCTGGCCGGATGGATCGACTTCGACCGCAACGGGCGCTTCGACGCCACCGAGCGGGTGCAGACCGAGGTCCCGGCCGGCGCCACCACGGCAAGGCTGGAGTGGACCGTCCCCGGCAACGCCTCCGCCGGGGAGACCTGGGCCCGGCTGCGGATCGCCCGGGACGCCTCGCAGCTCGTCGGCGCGGGCGGCTTCGCCGACTCGGGAGAGGTGCTCGACCAGCGCATCAAGCTCTCGGTCGGCGCCTCCAAGCCCGAGATCACCGGCCCGGTGGCCGGAGCCGTGGTCGCCGCCGCCCGGCCGGAGATCCGGGGTGACGGCGCCGTCCAGGGGGCGGCCGTCGCGATCGTCGAGGGCGACACCACCCTCTGCCGGGCCACCGCCGGCACCGACGGCAGCTGGTCCTGCCGTCCGGACGCCCCGCTCGGCCCGGGCGCGCACAGCCTCGTCCCGGTCGAGACGACCAAGGGCGGCGTGGTGCTGAAGGGCGACGCCGTCCGGATCACCGTCAAGACCGAACCGCCGGCCGCCCCCGTGCTGACCCTGCCCGAGTACACCAACGACCCCGGCCTGCTGCTCACCGGCACGGCGGACCCGGGCAGCACCGTCTCGGTCACCGACGTGCCCGCCGGGAGCCGGGCGGCCGGGGAGTTGTGCAGTACGGCGGTCGCGGAGGACCGGACCTGGTCCTGCCTCCCGGTGGAGAACCTCGCCGACGGGCGGCACCAGCTCACCGCCGCCGCCGTGGACGGCGCCGGGAACCGGACGGCGGGCAAGCCCGTGCCCCTGGTGGTGGACACCGTGGCGCCCGACAAGCCGGTGCTCGGCTCGCCCGCGGCGGGCGAGACGGTGACGACCGCGAGGCCCCGGCTGACCGGGCGGGCCGAACCGGGCGCGACCGTCACCGTGACCGCCCGCAGCGGGGCGGGGGCGGGGGTCGTGGTCTGCACGGCCGCGGTGGCGGCCGACGGCACCTGGGCCTGCACGGCTGCCCGCGATCTCGCGGAGGGCGAGCACTCGGTGGTCGTCACGGTCACCGACCGGGCGGGCAACGGGACGGCGGGGGAGGGGGTCACCGTACGGGTCAAGCCCACGGCGAGCCCGGCGAGCCCGGCGGGCCCGACTTCGGCCGGTCCGAGTGCCGGTCCGAGTGCCGGTCCGAGTGCCGGTCCGAGCGCCGCGGCGAGTGCGAGTGCGAGTCCCGCTCCGACTCCGAGCGCCTCGGTGAGCGCCACCCCGTCAGGCTCCCCGTCCGCCTCGCCATCCCCGTCCCCGTCGGCGTCGCCGGTGGTCACCCCGTCCGCAAGGCCCTCTCGGACGCCCGAGACCCCGGTGATCCTCCCGATCCTCGTGCCGACGGTCGCCCCGAGCCCGGCACCGTCGACCAGCACCTCCCCCAAGCCGAGTACGAGCGCAAGTGCGTCGCCGACCCCCTCCCCGAGCAAGGCCTCCGCGAAGTCCGTCCCGACCTCGGAGACCCCCGCCGCAGTAGAGGAGCTGGAGCACCGGACGCTTGCCCTCCCTCCCGCGGACACCGATGAGGCAGCAGCAGCCGCCGCGCACCGCTCGGCCACGGACGCCTGGCGCGTCGGCGCCTGCGGCTTCCTCCTCCTGCTCGCAGCCGTCGGTCTGCTGACCCGCCGGATCTTCAGCCGTGGGCCGGGAGGGCGCAGGCGCTGA
- a CDS encoding globin domain-containing protein — MTINPVLIKSSFAALEPHGPEVAAYFYRHLFEHNPGVRSLFAEHLGEQQDRLWSALGALVTHLEDTETVVGLLQELGRRHAGYGALPAHFPAVGASLLAALRHFAGEEWTPETEASWTAVYGVVAETMGQALAETSG, encoded by the coding sequence GTGACGATTAATCCCGTTCTCATCAAGAGCAGTTTCGCCGCCCTGGAGCCGCACGGTCCCGAGGTGGCCGCGTACTTCTACCGGCACCTGTTCGAGCACAACCCGGGTGTCCGGAGCCTCTTCGCCGAGCACCTCGGTGAGCAGCAGGACCGGCTCTGGTCCGCCCTCGGCGCACTCGTCACCCACCTCGAGGACACCGAGACCGTGGTCGGCCTCCTGCAGGAGCTCGGCCGCCGGCACGCCGGGTACGGCGCCCTCCCCGCGCACTTCCCCGCCGTCGGCGCCAGCCTGCTGGCCGCGCTGCGGCACTTCGCCGGCGAGGAGTGGACCCCGGAGACCGAGGCCTCCTGGACCGCCGTGTACGGAGTGGTCGCCGAGACCATGGGCCAGGCGCTGGCCGAGACCTCCGGCTGA